The segment ATCTGCGATAAGGATACCGTTTCCAAGCGCAACGTCAGCGTGGACAAAACCCTTCTGACCACCAACCCGAAAGATATCCTGAACGACCCGCAGATCGACATAGTAGTGGAACTGGTCGGCGGCGTCCACCCGGCCAAGGAATTCATCACCGAGGCGATTAAAAGAGGCAAAAACATCGTTACCGCCAACAAGGCGCTGCTATCCCAGGATGGCAAGGAGCTTTTTACCCTGGCCCGGGAAAGCTCTAAAAGCATATACTTTGAGGCGTCGGTGGGCGGCGGTATCCCGATAATAAAATCACTGCGGGAAGGCCTGGTCGCCAATAAATTCAACAGTGTTTTCGGCATTGTCAACGGCACAGCCAATTACATACTGAGCAGCATGTCCCGGGAAAACTGCACTTTCGCCGAGGCCTTGCGCCAGGCGAAGGCAAAAGGTTTCGCCGAGAAAGACCCCACCCTGGACGTGGAAGGGATCGATTCCGCGCATAAGCTAATTCTGCTGACATATCTTTGCTTCGGCAAAATGGTGAGCCTGAACGATATCTTCATCGAGGGGATATCCCGCGTTTCCCTGGCGGATATAAATTACGCCAAGGAGCTCGGTTTTACCATAAAACTGCTGGCGATCGCCAAGCGCGAGACCGACAGCCTGGAAGTACGGGTGCATCCGACATTAGTGCCTGATACACATCTTTTAGCATCAGTCAACGATGTTTTTAACGCCATTCACGTCTCATCCGATTTGGCCGGAGAACTGCTTTTTTACGGCCCGGGCGCCGGGCAGTTATCCGCAGCCTCAGCCGTGGTATCCGACCTGGTAGACCTTACCCAGGATATAAAAGCCGGTATGTTCAGGCCGACATTGAACATAATTGATGATAAAACAATCAATAAATTACGCAAGATCGACGAATTCGAAAGCCGTTATTACATCCGTTTTATAGCCTTGGATAAACCCGGGGTTTTAGCCCAGATATCCGGGGTCCTGGCGAAATTCGGGATAAGCATCGCCTCAGTGACCCAGAAAGAAAGGCGAAAAACCCATTCAGTGCCTATCGTTATGATCATTCATGAAGCTAAAGAAAAGAACCTGCGCACCGCGCTGGGAATAATCGATAAATTGAACCTGATCCAGGAAAAATCCATAGCCATCAGGATAGAGGATTTATAATATGCTCTACAAAGGCATTATCGACAAATACCGCAAATACCTTCCGGTAAGCGCCAAGACCCCGGTAATAACCCTGAATGAAGGCAATACCCCGTTAATCCCGTCGCCTTATTTAAGTAAAACATTAGGCGGGAATTTCCAGGTATACCTGAAATATGAAGGGCTTAACCCCACCGGCTCGTTCAAGGACCGCGGAATGACCATGGCCATATCCAAAGCCTGCGAAGAAGGGTCAAAAGCGGTAATGTGCGCCTCAACCGGGAATACTTCAGCCTCCGCTGCCGCGTATTCCGCCAGGGCAGGGTTAAAATGCATAGTCCTGATTCCCGGAGGACACATTGCCCTGGGCAAACTAAGCCAGGCCCTGATCCACGGGGCGACGGTCATAGCCATAGACGGTAATTTCGACGACGCGCTGGACATGGTCAAAATCATCACCGGGAAATACCCGATAACCCTGGTAAACTCGATAAATCCTTTTCGCATTGAAGGGCAAAAAACCGGAAGCTTTGAGGTCTGCGATTCTCTGGAGGCGGCGCCGGACTTCCATGTGATACCGGTAGGCAACGCCGGTAACATCACCGCCTACTGGAAAGGTTATAAAGAATACAAGGCTGCCGGTAAAATAAAAACCCTCCCCAGGATGCTGGGATTCCAGGCGGAAGGCGCGGCCCCGATCGTCAGAGGGAAACCCATAAAGAAACCCGAGACCATTGCCACAGCCATCCGTATAGGCAACCCGGCGAGCTGGGAACTGGCCGAACAGGCGCGGAATGAATCAAAAGGCCTGATCGATATGGTTTCCGATAAACAGATACTCGAGGCGTATAAATTACTGGCGGATAAAGACGGGGTTTTTGCCGAGCCGGCTTCCGCAGCTTCGGTCGCCGGAATGCTGAAACTGGCAAAGCGCGGTTATTTTAAAAAATACGGCAGACAAAGATCCGCAGTAAAGATAATATGCGTTCTTACCGGTCATGGCTTAAAAGACCCGGACAGGGCGATAAAAACCATAAAAACCCCAAAGATCGTAAAACCCAGGCTTGAATCTATCTTAAAAGCGATCGGTTATTAATGATCTTAAAAAACAAAAAAATACTTATAACAGCCGGACCGACGTGGTCGGCGATCGATACGGTCCGGGTCATATCCAATACCGCCACCGGGACAACCGGGATATTACTGGCCAAGGCTTTAATCCGTTCAGGCGCGAAGGTAACCTTGCTGTTAGGCCCGGGGATTGACCGCGATCTCCCGGATAAGGCAAGGGTTGTCCGTTTTCGCTTCTTTGATGAACTCGAAAAACTGATGTCCGCGGAGCTTTCCACACGCGGATATGACGCCATAATACATTCGGCGGCGGTATCGGATTATAAGCTAAAGAAAACGTTTGGCGCCAAAATTCGTTCGGACCGGGACGACCTCTCCCTGAAACTGGTAAAAACGCCCAAGCTTATCCAGAGGATCAAAAAGATAGACCCGTTGATACTGGCAATAGGCTTTAAATTCCAGCCGCAGGCCGATAAAACGGCATTGTTAAAAAAAGCGAGGATCCTGCAGAAACAAGCGAACCTGGACATAGTCATAGCCAATACGTTAACCGGGGATAAATACCAGGCGTATATCATCAATCACGAGTTTGTCTCTAAGGAAATGCGGAACAAAAAAGATCTCGCGCGTAATTTGATCAAACATCTGGCAAAGACCTAAATTATGAAATACATTGTCCTTGTAGCTGACGGAATGGCCGATTATCCGATCCCGGAATTAGGGGACCGCACGCCTCTTGAGGCGGCACGCACCCCGAACCTGGATTTTATCGCCATGCACGGCAGGCTGGGCAGGATAAAAACGATCCCGGAAAAGATGACCCCCGCTTCGGACGTGGCGAATATGTCGATCTTCGGATATGACCCTAAGAAGTTTTATTCCGGCCGAGGCCCCCTGGAAGCTGCAAACCTGGGCATAGAGCTTGAAGAAAACGATGTGGCATTCAGATGCAACCTGATCACCGCGACCGCCGACACATTGGTCGATTACAGCGCGGGCCATATAAGCTCCAAAGAAGCCGCGATCCTGATAAAATCGATCGATGAAAAATTAGGCAAAGGCAATTTTCGGTTTTATCCCGGGATAAGTTACCGCCACCTGATGCTGGCCAAGAATGGGACATTGGACGGGCTTGACCAGTTAAAATGCATAGCCCCGCATGATATTACCGGCAAAAATATCAGCAAAAACCTGCCTAAAGGCAAGAACAGCCAAATATTGACAGAAATGATGCTTAAGTCTCAGGAAATACTGGCAAGCCATGAAATAAACCAGGTGAGGCTCGACCTCAAAGAGAACCCGGGGAATATGATCTGGCTTTGGGGCCAGGGCAAAAAACCGAACATGCCGAAATTCACCGAGAA is part of the Candidatus Omnitrophota bacterium genome and harbors:
- the thrC gene encoding threonine synthase, whose translation is MLYKGIIDKYRKYLPVSAKTPVITLNEGNTPLIPSPYLSKTLGGNFQVYLKYEGLNPTGSFKDRGMTMAISKACEEGSKAVMCASTGNTSASAAAYSARAGLKCIVLIPGGHIALGKLSQALIHGATVIAIDGNFDDALDMVKIITGKYPITLVNSINPFRIEGQKTGSFEVCDSLEAAPDFHVIPVGNAGNITAYWKGYKEYKAAGKIKTLPRMLGFQAEGAAPIVRGKPIKKPETIATAIRIGNPASWELAEQARNESKGLIDMVSDKQILEAYKLLADKDGVFAEPASAASVAGMLKLAKRGYFKKYGRQRSAVKIICVLTGHGLKDPDRAIKTIKTPKIVKPRLESILKAIGY
- a CDS encoding cofactor-independent phosphoglycerate mutase, with product MKYIVLVADGMADYPIPELGDRTPLEAARTPNLDFIAMHGRLGRIKTIPEKMTPASDVANMSIFGYDPKKFYSGRGPLEAANLGIELEENDVAFRCNLITATADTLVDYSAGHISSKEAAILIKSIDEKLGKGNFRFYPGISYRHLMLAKNGTLDGLDQLKCIAPHDITGKNISKNLPKGKNSQILTEMMLKSQEILASHEINQVRLDLKENPGNMIWLWGQGKKPNMPKFTEKYGLTGSVISAVDLIKGLGKIIGLDVINVPGATGYYDTDYEGKAKAALRSLEKKDFVFVHVEAPDEAGHNGDLKEKITAIERFDQLVAGTILKALKHKKNFRIAVLPDHATPVSLKTHTADTIFFGIFGHGITGRGFLNYSEKEAQKSDLFIEKGHELMDCFIRSDTL
- a CDS encoding phosphopantothenoylcysteine decarboxylase; amino-acid sequence: MILKNKKILITAGPTWSAIDTVRVISNTATGTTGILLAKALIRSGAKVTLLLGPGIDRDLPDKARVVRFRFFDELEKLMSAELSTRGYDAIIHSAAVSDYKLKKTFGAKIRSDRDDLSLKLVKTPKLIQRIKKIDPLILAIGFKFQPQADKTALLKKARILQKQANLDIVIANTLTGDKYQAYIINHEFVSKEMRNKKDLARNLIKHLAKT
- a CDS encoding homoserine dehydrogenase, which gives rise to ICDKDTVSKRNVSVDKTLLTTNPKDILNDPQIDIVVELVGGVHPAKEFITEAIKRGKNIVTANKALLSQDGKELFTLARESSKSIYFEASVGGGIPIIKSLREGLVANKFNSVFGIVNGTANYILSSMSRENCTFAEALRQAKAKGFAEKDPTLDVEGIDSAHKLILLTYLCFGKMVSLNDIFIEGISRVSLADINYAKELGFTIKLLAIAKRETDSLEVRVHPTLVPDTHLLASVNDVFNAIHVSSDLAGELLFYGPGAGQLSAASAVVSDLVDLTQDIKAGMFRPTLNIIDDKTINKLRKIDEFESRYYIRFIALDKPGVLAQISGVLAKFGISIASVTQKERRKTHSVPIVMIIHEAKEKNLRTALGIIDKLNLIQEKSIAIRIEDL